The following coding sequences are from one Macaca nemestrina isolate mMacNem1 chromosome 1, mMacNem.hap1, whole genome shotgun sequence window:
- the LOC105497842 gene encoding zinc finger protein 687 isoform X1 gives MGRGLGPADMGDMKTPDFDDLLAAFDIPDIDANEAIHSGPEENEGPGGPGKPEPGVGSESRDTAAASAGDGPGVPAQASDHGLPPPDISVVSVIVKNTVCPEQSEALAGGSAGDGARAAGVTKEGPVGPHRMQNGFGGPEPSLPETPHSPAPPSGGTWKEKGMEGKTPLDLFAHFGPEPGDHPDPLPPSAPSPPQEGAMTPPPFPSSFELAQENGPGVQPPVSSPPLGALKQESCSPHQPQGLAPQGSGSSPEATDIPASASPPRVAGVPFFKQSPGHQSPLASPKLPVCQPLKEEEDEGPVDKSSPGSPQSPSSGAEAADEDSNDSPASSSSRPLKVRIKTIKTSCGNITRTVTRVPSDPDPPAPVAEGAFLAEASLLKLSPATPTSEGPKVVSVQLGDGTRLKGTVLPVATIQNASTAMLMAASVARKAVVLPGGTATSPKMIAKNVLGLVPQALPKAEGRAGLGTGGQKVNGASVVMVQPSKTTTGPSTGGGTVISRTQSSLVEAFNKILNSKNLLPAYRPNLSPPAEAGLALPPTGYRCLECGDAFSLEKSLARHYDRRSMRIEVTCNHCARRLVFFNKCSLLLHAREHKDKGLVMQCSHLVMRPVALDQMVGQPDITPLLPVAVPPISGPLVLPALGKGEGAITSSAITTVAAEAPVLPLSTEPPAAPATSAYTCFRCLECKEQCRDKAGMAAHFQQLGPPAPGATSNVCPTCPMMLPNRCSFSAHQRMHKNRPPHVCPECGGNFLQANFQTHLREACLHVSRRVGYRCPSCSVVFGGVNSIKSHIQTSHCEVFHKCPICPMAFKSGPSAHAHLYSQHPSFQTQQAKLIYKCAMCDTVFTHKPLLSSHFDQHLLPQRVSVFKCPSCPLLFAQKRTMLEHLKNTHQSGRLEETTGKGSGGTLLTPKTEPEELAVSQGGAAPATEESSSSSEEEEVPSSPEPPRPAKRPRRELGSKGLKGGGGGPGGWTCGLCHSWFPERDEYVAHMKKEHGKSVKKFPCRLCERSFCSAPSLRRHVRVNHEGIKRVYPCRYCTEGKRTFSSRLILEKHVQVRHGLQLGAQSPGRGTTLARGSSARAQGPGRKRRQSSDSCSEEPDSTTPPAKSPRGGPGSGGHGPLRYRSSGSTEQSLMVGLRVEDGAQQCLDCGLCFASPGSLSRHRFISHKKRRGVGKASALGLGDGEEEAPPSRSDPDGGDSPLPASGGPLTCKVCGKSCDSPLNLKTHFRTHGMAFIRARQGAIGDN, from the exons GTCTGGGACCTGCCGATATGGGGGACATGAAGACCCCTGATTTTGATGACCTCCTTGCTGCCTTTGACATCCCTGACATTGATGCAAATGAAGCCATCCATTCTGGGCCAGAAGAAAATGAGGGGCcaggaggcccagggaagccagaaCCAGGTGTGGGAAGTGAATCTCGAGACACAGCAGCAGCCTCAGCTGGGGATGGCCCTGGAGTTCCAGCCCAGGCCTCTGACCATGGCCTGCCACCGCCAGACATTTCTGTAGTTAGTGTCATTGTCAAGAACACTGTGTGTCCTGAGCAGTCTGAGGCCCTGGCTGGAGGCTCAGCAGGGGATGGGGCCCGGGCTGCTGGGGTAACTAAGGAAGGGCCTGTGGGGCCTCATCGAATGCAGAATGGTTTTGGGGGTCCTGAACCTTCCCTCCCAGAAACCCCCCACTCTCCTGCTCCTCCCAGTGGGGGCACCTGGAAAGAAAAAGGCATGGAAGGCAAAACTCCCTTGGACCTGTTTGCTCATTTTGGCCCTGAGCCAGGGGACCACCCGGAtcccctgcctccctctgcaCCCTCTCCCCCTCAGGAGGGGGCTATGACCCCACCTCCTTTCCCCTCTTCCTTTGAGCTGGCCCAGGAGAATGGCCCAGGCGTGCAGCCACCTGTTTCTTCCCCACCGTTGGGGGCCTTGAAGCAGGAGAGCTGCAGCCCCCATCAACCCCAGGGCCTAGCCCCACAAGGCTCAGGCTCCAGCCCTGAGGCCACGGACATCCCTGCCAGTGCCTCGCCTCCCCGAGTTGCTGGGGTGCCCTTCTTCAAGCAGTCTCCAGGGCACCAGAGCCCTCTTGCCTCCCCCAAACTGCCCGTCTGTCAGCCcttgaaagaagaagaagatgaggGGCCAGTGGACAAGTCTTCCCCAGGAAGTCCCCAGAGTCCCTCTAgtggggctgaggctgcagatGAGGACAGCAATGACTCCCCTGCCTCCAGCTCCTCTAGGCCTCTTAAGGTGCGGATCAAGACCATTAAAACATCCTGCGGGAATATCACAAGGACTGTAACTCGGGTCCCTTCAGatcctgatccacctgcccccGTGGCTGAGGGGGCCTTCTTGGCTGAAGCTAGCCTGTTGAAGCTGTCCCCTGCAACACCTACTTCTGAGGGTCCAAAGGTGGTGAGCGTACAGCTGGGTGATGGTACAAGGCTGAAAGGCACTGTGCTGCCTGTGGCCACCATCCAGAATGCCAGTACTGCCATGCTGATGGCAGCCAGTGTGGCCCGCAAGGCTGTGGTGCTGCCTGGGGGGACTGCCACCAGCCCTAAGATGATTGCTAAGAATGTGCTAGGCCTGGTGCCCCAAGCCCTGCCTAAGGCTGAGGGGCGGGCAGGGCTGGGGACTGGGGGACAGAAGGTGAATGGTGCCTCAGTGGTGATGGTGCAGCCTTCAAAGACAACTACTGGGCCGAGTACAGGGGGCGGCACAGTGATCTCACGGACCCAGTCCAGCCTGGTGGAGGCCTTCAACAAGATCCTCAACAGCAAGAACCTGCTCCCTGCCTATAGGCCAAACCTGAGCCCACCAGCTGAGGCTGGGCTGGCCCTGCCTCCCACCGGCTACCGCTGCCTGGAGTGTGGGGATGCCTTCTCGTTGGAGAAGAGCCTGGCACGGCACTATGACCGCCGGAGCATGCGCATCGAGGTCACCTGCAACCACTGCGCCCGCCGCCTGGTCTTCTTCAACAAGTGCAGCCTGCTCCTGCATGCACGTGAACACAAGGACAAGGGGCTCGTTATGCAGTGCTCACATTTGGTCATGAGGCCCGTAGCCCTTGACCAGATGGTGGGGCAGCCGGACATCACACCCCTGCTGCCTGTAGCTGTCCCACCTATCTCTGGACCTCTGGTCTTGCCTGCCTTGGGCAAGGGTGAGGGGGCCATCACCTCCTCTGCCATTACTACAGTTGCTGCTGAGGCCCCTGTCCTGCCACTCTCCACTGAGCCGCCTGCTGCCCCTGCCACTTCTGCTTACACGTGCTTTCGCTGCCTGGAGTGCAAGGAGCAGTGCCGGGACAAGGCTGGCATGGCAGCTCACTTCCAGCAGCTCGGCCCCCCTGCCCCTGGGGCCACCAGCAAT GTGTGCCCAACCTGCCCCATGATGCTCCCCAATCGCTGCAGCTTCAGCGCCCACCAGCGCATGCATAAGAATCGACCCCCCCACGTCTGTCCTGAGTGTGGGGGCAACTTCTTGCAAGCCAATTTTCAGACCCATCTCCGGGAGGCCTGTCTGCACGTCTCTCGCCGTGTGGGATACAG GTGCCCCAGCTGTTCAGTGGTGTTTGGGGGTGTGAACTCCATCAAGTCCCACATCCAGACGTCGCACTGCGAGGTTTTCCACAAGTGCCCCATCTGCCCCATGGCCTTCAAGTCTGGGCCCAGCGCCCATGCCCACCTCTACTCCCAGCATCCCAGCTTCCAAACTCAGCAGGCCAA GCTGATCTACAAGTGCGCCATGTGTGACACAGTCTTCACTCACAAACCCCTCCTCTCCTCACACTTCGACCAGCACTTGCTGCCCCAGCGTGTCAGTGTCTTTAAGTGCCCGTCTTGTCCTCTGCTTTTTGCCCAAAAAAGGACCATGCTGGAACATCTCAAG AACACCCATCAGTCTGGGCGCTTGGAGGAGACTACTGGGAAAGGGTCCGGGGGTACCCTGCTGACCCCCAAGACTGAGCCTGAGGAGCTGGCTGTTTCTCAGGGAGGGGCAGCCCCTGCTACTGAGGAGTCATCTTCATCTTCAGAAGAGGAGGAAGTACCCAGCTCCCCTGAGCCCCCCCGTCCAGCCAAACGGCCTCGGCGGGAACTGGGGAGCAAAGGCCtcaagggtgggggtggggggcctgGAGGCTGGACCTGTGGCCTGTGTCACTCCTGGTTCCCTGAGCGTGACGAGTATGTGGCCCACATGAAGAAGGAGCATGGCAAG TCAGTGAAAAAGTTTCCCTGTCGCCTTTGTGAGCGCTCCTTCTGCTCCGCCCCCAGCCTGAGGCGTCATGTCAGGGTCAATCACGAGGGCATCAAGCGAGTGTACCCCTGCAG GTATTGCACAGAGGGAAAACGCACCTTCAGCAGCCGCCTGATCCTGGAGAAACATGTCCAGGTCCGGCATGGCTTGCAGCTTGGGGCCCAGTCCCCTGGCCGGGGGACCACTTTGGCTCGGGGTTCCAGTGCCAGAGCCCAG GGGCCAGGTCGGAAACGCCGCCAGTCTTCTGACTCTTGCAGTGAGGAGCCTGACAGCACGACACCGCCAGCCAAGTCCCCCAGGGGCGGACCTGGATCTGGAGGCCATGGCCCCCTGCGCTACCGGAGCAGCGGCTCCACAGAACAGAGCCTCATGGTGGggttgagggtggaggatggtgCCCAGCAGTGCCTCGACTGTGGCTTGTGCTTTGCCTCCCCTGGCTCCCTGAGCCGGCACCGTTTCATCAGCCACAAGAAGAGACGGGGTGTGGGTAAAGCCAGTGCCCTggggctgggggatggggaggaagaGGCCCCTCCATCAAGGTCTGACCCCGATGGTGGAGACTCACCCCTGCCTGCCTCTGGAGGCCCACTGACCTGTAAGGTCTGTGGCAAGAGCTGCGACAGTCCTCTCAACCTCAAGACCCACTTCCGCACGCATGGCATGGCGTTCATCAGGGCTCGGCAGGGGGCTATTGGGGATAACTAG
- the LOC105497842 gene encoding zinc finger protein 687 isoform X2, translated as MGDMKTPDFDDLLAAFDIPDIDANEAIHSGPEENEGPGGPGKPEPGVGSESRDTAAASAGDGPGVPAQASDHGLPPPDISVVSVIVKNTVCPEQSEALAGGSAGDGARAAGVTKEGPVGPHRMQNGFGGPEPSLPETPHSPAPPSGGTWKEKGMEGKTPLDLFAHFGPEPGDHPDPLPPSAPSPPQEGAMTPPPFPSSFELAQENGPGVQPPVSSPPLGALKQESCSPHQPQGLAPQGSGSSPEATDIPASASPPRVAGVPFFKQSPGHQSPLASPKLPVCQPLKEEEDEGPVDKSSPGSPQSPSSGAEAADEDSNDSPASSSSRPLKVRIKTIKTSCGNITRTVTRVPSDPDPPAPVAEGAFLAEASLLKLSPATPTSEGPKVVSVQLGDGTRLKGTVLPVATIQNASTAMLMAASVARKAVVLPGGTATSPKMIAKNVLGLVPQALPKAEGRAGLGTGGQKVNGASVVMVQPSKTTTGPSTGGGTVISRTQSSLVEAFNKILNSKNLLPAYRPNLSPPAEAGLALPPTGYRCLECGDAFSLEKSLARHYDRRSMRIEVTCNHCARRLVFFNKCSLLLHAREHKDKGLVMQCSHLVMRPVALDQMVGQPDITPLLPVAVPPISGPLVLPALGKGEGAITSSAITTVAAEAPVLPLSTEPPAAPATSAYTCFRCLECKEQCRDKAGMAAHFQQLGPPAPGATSNVCPTCPMMLPNRCSFSAHQRMHKNRPPHVCPECGGNFLQANFQTHLREACLHVSRRVGYRCPSCSVVFGGVNSIKSHIQTSHCEVFHKCPICPMAFKSGPSAHAHLYSQHPSFQTQQAKLIYKCAMCDTVFTHKPLLSSHFDQHLLPQRVSVFKCPSCPLLFAQKRTMLEHLKNTHQSGRLEETTGKGSGGTLLTPKTEPEELAVSQGGAAPATEESSSSSEEEEVPSSPEPPRPAKRPRRELGSKGLKGGGGGPGGWTCGLCHSWFPERDEYVAHMKKEHGKSVKKFPCRLCERSFCSAPSLRRHVRVNHEGIKRVYPCRYCTEGKRTFSSRLILEKHVQVRHGLQLGAQSPGRGTTLARGSSARAQGPGRKRRQSSDSCSEEPDSTTPPAKSPRGGPGSGGHGPLRYRSSGSTEQSLMVGLRVEDGAQQCLDCGLCFASPGSLSRHRFISHKKRRGVGKASALGLGDGEEEAPPSRSDPDGGDSPLPASGGPLTCKVCGKSCDSPLNLKTHFRTHGMAFIRARQGAIGDN; from the exons ATGGGGGACATGAAGACCCCTGATTTTGATGACCTCCTTGCTGCCTTTGACATCCCTGACATTGATGCAAATGAAGCCATCCATTCTGGGCCAGAAGAAAATGAGGGGCcaggaggcccagggaagccagaaCCAGGTGTGGGAAGTGAATCTCGAGACACAGCAGCAGCCTCAGCTGGGGATGGCCCTGGAGTTCCAGCCCAGGCCTCTGACCATGGCCTGCCACCGCCAGACATTTCTGTAGTTAGTGTCATTGTCAAGAACACTGTGTGTCCTGAGCAGTCTGAGGCCCTGGCTGGAGGCTCAGCAGGGGATGGGGCCCGGGCTGCTGGGGTAACTAAGGAAGGGCCTGTGGGGCCTCATCGAATGCAGAATGGTTTTGGGGGTCCTGAACCTTCCCTCCCAGAAACCCCCCACTCTCCTGCTCCTCCCAGTGGGGGCACCTGGAAAGAAAAAGGCATGGAAGGCAAAACTCCCTTGGACCTGTTTGCTCATTTTGGCCCTGAGCCAGGGGACCACCCGGAtcccctgcctccctctgcaCCCTCTCCCCCTCAGGAGGGGGCTATGACCCCACCTCCTTTCCCCTCTTCCTTTGAGCTGGCCCAGGAGAATGGCCCAGGCGTGCAGCCACCTGTTTCTTCCCCACCGTTGGGGGCCTTGAAGCAGGAGAGCTGCAGCCCCCATCAACCCCAGGGCCTAGCCCCACAAGGCTCAGGCTCCAGCCCTGAGGCCACGGACATCCCTGCCAGTGCCTCGCCTCCCCGAGTTGCTGGGGTGCCCTTCTTCAAGCAGTCTCCAGGGCACCAGAGCCCTCTTGCCTCCCCCAAACTGCCCGTCTGTCAGCCcttgaaagaagaagaagatgaggGGCCAGTGGACAAGTCTTCCCCAGGAAGTCCCCAGAGTCCCTCTAgtggggctgaggctgcagatGAGGACAGCAATGACTCCCCTGCCTCCAGCTCCTCTAGGCCTCTTAAGGTGCGGATCAAGACCATTAAAACATCCTGCGGGAATATCACAAGGACTGTAACTCGGGTCCCTTCAGatcctgatccacctgcccccGTGGCTGAGGGGGCCTTCTTGGCTGAAGCTAGCCTGTTGAAGCTGTCCCCTGCAACACCTACTTCTGAGGGTCCAAAGGTGGTGAGCGTACAGCTGGGTGATGGTACAAGGCTGAAAGGCACTGTGCTGCCTGTGGCCACCATCCAGAATGCCAGTACTGCCATGCTGATGGCAGCCAGTGTGGCCCGCAAGGCTGTGGTGCTGCCTGGGGGGACTGCCACCAGCCCTAAGATGATTGCTAAGAATGTGCTAGGCCTGGTGCCCCAAGCCCTGCCTAAGGCTGAGGGGCGGGCAGGGCTGGGGACTGGGGGACAGAAGGTGAATGGTGCCTCAGTGGTGATGGTGCAGCCTTCAAAGACAACTACTGGGCCGAGTACAGGGGGCGGCACAGTGATCTCACGGACCCAGTCCAGCCTGGTGGAGGCCTTCAACAAGATCCTCAACAGCAAGAACCTGCTCCCTGCCTATAGGCCAAACCTGAGCCCACCAGCTGAGGCTGGGCTGGCCCTGCCTCCCACCGGCTACCGCTGCCTGGAGTGTGGGGATGCCTTCTCGTTGGAGAAGAGCCTGGCACGGCACTATGACCGCCGGAGCATGCGCATCGAGGTCACCTGCAACCACTGCGCCCGCCGCCTGGTCTTCTTCAACAAGTGCAGCCTGCTCCTGCATGCACGTGAACACAAGGACAAGGGGCTCGTTATGCAGTGCTCACATTTGGTCATGAGGCCCGTAGCCCTTGACCAGATGGTGGGGCAGCCGGACATCACACCCCTGCTGCCTGTAGCTGTCCCACCTATCTCTGGACCTCTGGTCTTGCCTGCCTTGGGCAAGGGTGAGGGGGCCATCACCTCCTCTGCCATTACTACAGTTGCTGCTGAGGCCCCTGTCCTGCCACTCTCCACTGAGCCGCCTGCTGCCCCTGCCACTTCTGCTTACACGTGCTTTCGCTGCCTGGAGTGCAAGGAGCAGTGCCGGGACAAGGCTGGCATGGCAGCTCACTTCCAGCAGCTCGGCCCCCCTGCCCCTGGGGCCACCAGCAAT GTGTGCCCAACCTGCCCCATGATGCTCCCCAATCGCTGCAGCTTCAGCGCCCACCAGCGCATGCATAAGAATCGACCCCCCCACGTCTGTCCTGAGTGTGGGGGCAACTTCTTGCAAGCCAATTTTCAGACCCATCTCCGGGAGGCCTGTCTGCACGTCTCTCGCCGTGTGGGATACAG GTGCCCCAGCTGTTCAGTGGTGTTTGGGGGTGTGAACTCCATCAAGTCCCACATCCAGACGTCGCACTGCGAGGTTTTCCACAAGTGCCCCATCTGCCCCATGGCCTTCAAGTCTGGGCCCAGCGCCCATGCCCACCTCTACTCCCAGCATCCCAGCTTCCAAACTCAGCAGGCCAA GCTGATCTACAAGTGCGCCATGTGTGACACAGTCTTCACTCACAAACCCCTCCTCTCCTCACACTTCGACCAGCACTTGCTGCCCCAGCGTGTCAGTGTCTTTAAGTGCCCGTCTTGTCCTCTGCTTTTTGCCCAAAAAAGGACCATGCTGGAACATCTCAAG AACACCCATCAGTCTGGGCGCTTGGAGGAGACTACTGGGAAAGGGTCCGGGGGTACCCTGCTGACCCCCAAGACTGAGCCTGAGGAGCTGGCTGTTTCTCAGGGAGGGGCAGCCCCTGCTACTGAGGAGTCATCTTCATCTTCAGAAGAGGAGGAAGTACCCAGCTCCCCTGAGCCCCCCCGTCCAGCCAAACGGCCTCGGCGGGAACTGGGGAGCAAAGGCCtcaagggtgggggtggggggcctgGAGGCTGGACCTGTGGCCTGTGTCACTCCTGGTTCCCTGAGCGTGACGAGTATGTGGCCCACATGAAGAAGGAGCATGGCAAG TCAGTGAAAAAGTTTCCCTGTCGCCTTTGTGAGCGCTCCTTCTGCTCCGCCCCCAGCCTGAGGCGTCATGTCAGGGTCAATCACGAGGGCATCAAGCGAGTGTACCCCTGCAG GTATTGCACAGAGGGAAAACGCACCTTCAGCAGCCGCCTGATCCTGGAGAAACATGTCCAGGTCCGGCATGGCTTGCAGCTTGGGGCCCAGTCCCCTGGCCGGGGGACCACTTTGGCTCGGGGTTCCAGTGCCAGAGCCCAG GGGCCAGGTCGGAAACGCCGCCAGTCTTCTGACTCTTGCAGTGAGGAGCCTGACAGCACGACACCGCCAGCCAAGTCCCCCAGGGGCGGACCTGGATCTGGAGGCCATGGCCCCCTGCGCTACCGGAGCAGCGGCTCCACAGAACAGAGCCTCATGGTGGggttgagggtggaggatggtgCCCAGCAGTGCCTCGACTGTGGCTTGTGCTTTGCCTCCCCTGGCTCCCTGAGCCGGCACCGTTTCATCAGCCACAAGAAGAGACGGGGTGTGGGTAAAGCCAGTGCCCTggggctgggggatggggaggaagaGGCCCCTCCATCAAGGTCTGACCCCGATGGTGGAGACTCACCCCTGCCTGCCTCTGGAGGCCCACTGACCTGTAAGGTCTGTGGCAAGAGCTGCGACAGTCCTCTCAACCTCAAGACCCACTTCCGCACGCATGGCATGGCGTTCATCAGGGCTCGGCAGGGGGCTATTGGGGATAACTAG